Proteins found in one Serratia plymuthica genomic segment:
- the truB gene encoding tRNA pseudouridine(55) synthase TruB, which translates to MSRPRRRGRDIHGVLLLDKPQGLSSNDALQKVKRLYNANRAGHTGALDPLATGMLPICLGEATKFSQFLLDSDKRYRVIARLGQRTDTSDADGQIVQERPVNFTQAQLDAALDSFRGDIKQVPSMYSALKYQGKKLYEYARQGIEVPREARSITVYELQFIRWEGDELELEIHCSKGTYIRTITDDLGELLGCGAHVIYLRRLQVATYPIERMVTLEQLNALLEQAQAQDIAPGELLDPLLMPMDSPVENYPEVNLLPVVAGYVKQGQPVQVAGAPASGMVRMTEGEERKFIGVGDIADDGRVAPRRLVVEHFD; encoded by the coding sequence ATGAGTCGCCCTCGTCGCCGCGGCCGTGATATTCACGGCGTACTGTTGCTGGACAAACCGCAGGGCCTGTCGTCCAACGACGCTCTGCAAAAAGTGAAACGCCTTTATAACGCCAATCGCGCGGGCCACACCGGCGCGCTCGATCCGCTGGCGACAGGCATGCTGCCGATTTGCCTGGGCGAGGCGACCAAGTTCTCGCAATTCCTGCTCGATTCCGATAAACGCTATCGTGTCATTGCCAGGCTGGGTCAGCGCACCGACACCTCGGATGCGGACGGCCAGATTGTGCAAGAGCGCCCGGTGAATTTCACCCAGGCGCAACTCGATGCGGCGCTGGACAGTTTCCGCGGCGATATCAAGCAGGTGCCGTCGATGTACTCGGCACTGAAATATCAGGGCAAGAAACTCTACGAGTATGCGCGCCAGGGTATCGAAGTACCGCGCGAAGCGCGCAGCATCACGGTGTATGAACTGCAGTTTATTCGCTGGGAAGGCGATGAGCTGGAGTTGGAAATTCACTGTTCGAAAGGCACCTACATCCGCACCATCACCGATGATCTCGGCGAATTGCTGGGCTGCGGCGCGCACGTGATCTATCTGCGTCGCCTGCAGGTAGCGACCTATCCGATCGAACGCATGGTCACGCTTGAGCAGTTGAATGCGCTGCTGGAGCAGGCCCAGGCACAGGACATCGCGCCTGGCGAGTTGCTCGATCCGTTGCTGATGCCGATGGACAGCCCGGTAGAAAACTACCCGGAAGTGAATTTGCTGCCGGTCGTTGCGGGTTACGTCAAGCAGGGGCAGCCGGTACAGGTTGCCGGCGCGCCGGCCTCGGGCATGGTGCGAATGACCGAAGGTGAAGAGCGTAAATTTATCGGCGTCGGCGACATTGCCGATGACGGTCGCGTAGCGCCGCGCCGCCTGGTAGTCGAACATTTCGACTGA
- the rpsO gene encoding 30S ribosomal protein S15, whose protein sequence is MSLSVEAKAQIVADFGRGTNDSGSTEVQVALLTAQINHLQGHFSEHKKDHHSRRGLLRMVSQRRKLLDYLKRKDVARYTSLIERLGLRR, encoded by the coding sequence ATGTCTCTAAGTGTTGAAGCTAAAGCTCAAATCGTAGCTGATTTTGGTCGTGGTACTAACGACAGCGGTTCTACCGAAGTTCAGGTTGCCCTGTTGACTGCGCAGATCAACCATCTGCAAGGCCACTTCTCAGAACACAAAAAAGATCACCACAGCCGTCGTGGTCTGCTGCGTATGGTTTCTCAGCGTCGTAAGCTGCTGGATTACCTGAAGCGTAAAGATGTAGCACGTTACACCAGCCTGATCGAGCGTCTGGGTCTGCGTCGCTAA